Within the Bradyrhizobium ottawaense genome, the region ATCTGGGACGACCTTCCGCGATCCAGGGTCGGGAAAATCCTGAAGCCGGATATTCGCGCGCGACTGGCCGATCGATCAGGTAGCCCGGGCGTGTCTTGATAAATGGCTTGCAAAAAAATGCGCGGGCCGCCTCGGTTGACGTCGAGGCATGCCCGCGCATTTGAACTCTGATGTCGCGCTCAGTCCCGCATCATTGACAGCGGCAAGCCGCCTCAGTGACAGCAGAAGATCCGCGTCAGTGCACGCTGACGGCCTGAAGCTCGTTGCTCCACGCGTTGGCAATCGCCGCCTCGCGGCTGTCGGTCAGCATGATCGGCGTGCCGTCCGCGGCATGCAGCGCGAACAGCTTCAGTCCCGGCGCGATCTTCGGCGCCTGGGGAAACAGCCCCGGCACGTCCTCGGAACGGACCTGCTTCACGTAGGCGATATGGCCTTCGCCAAGATGGGCCAACGCCTCGGTGGAAACCTTTTCGGGTTCGAACGTCACACTCACTTCACTCATGGTCTCGACTCCTTTGTCAGATTAAGCGGTCGAGTCCGCTACTCGTTCCATTATTCGTGCTCATTGATAGCGATTGTCTTAACGACCCTTTCAGGCTCCGGCCTGGCAAGGTCGATCGACAACAGCCCGTTTTTCAGATCCGCGCCCAGCACCTGCATCCCCTCCGCGAGCACGAACGTGCGCTGGAAGTGGCGCGCGGCGATGCCGCGATGGATGTATTGCCGGGCCTTGTCGTCCTGCTGGCGGCCCCGGATCACGAGCTGGTTTTCCTCAATGGTTACATCGAGTTGGTCACGGGTAAATCCCGCCACTGCCAGCGTGATGCGCAAGCGTTCGGGTTGACCGTTGGCGCGATCACAGCGCTCGATGTTGTAGGGAGGATAACCGTCGGCGCCTTTGACGACGCGATCGAGCGCACGCTCGATTTCGTCGAACCCAAGCAGGAACGGACTGGATAACGAAGGAACACGAGACATTACAAAGTCCTCTCGAAGCGACTTTGAGGGGCCCTTGCGGCACCCCATGCGACCGGCCGGCGGATCTGCTACCCGGTCAATGAACAATATGGGGGTGATTTGAGGAGGCTTCAAGTCCCTCAGGAAGCTGCGTAAATCAGCCGCGGACGGCTGCATGGCTGTTATTCCCCGGTGCGCAATTGCGCACCTGAGGGCGTGGGGCCAACCCGGAATAAGCGGATCAGTCACCCACCCGTTTGCGGCCATCGGCGGTAAACAGATGCAACTTGTCGGGGGTGGCCACCGCCCTGATTCGCTCGCCGATGGCAGGGCCGATCGCGCCGGGAATTCGCACGATCACCTCGCCGGGCGGCAATTCACCGGGGTTGGCCGCGATGCCCTGCACGTCCTTCTGCCGTGTGCCGTAGATGAAGGTTTCGGCGCCGACGCGCTCGATCGCTTCCACGGTGAGGCCAAGGGCCACGCCGCCGGTGGCATTCTCGCTTGAAATGACAAAATCCTCGGGCCGGATTCCAAGGATGCCGGCCTCGCCGAGCCGGCTGTCGCCGTTAAGTTGCGAGGTGAGTTCATCCGATCGCAGTGGCATCAGGTTCATCGGCGGGGCGCCGATGAAGGAAGCGACGAAGGTGGTCGCGGGCTTCTGGTAGATGTCGAGCGGATTGCCGATCTGTTCGACCTGGCCGCCGTTCATGACGACGAGAATGTCGGCCAGCGTCATCGCCTCGAGCTGGTCGTGGGTGACATAGATCGAGGTCGTGCTCAGGCGGCGCTGCAGTTTGCGGATCTCGACCCGCATCGCGATGCGCAGCTTGGCGTCGAGGTTCGACAGCGGCTCGTCGAACAGAAACACCTTTGGTTGGCGCACGATGGCGCGGCCCATCGCCACGCGCTGGCGCTGGCCGCCGGACAATTGCCGCGGCTTGCGCTCGAGCATGGCGGCGAGTTCGAGAATGCGCGCGGCTTCCTGCACGCGGGTGTCGATCTCCGGTTCCTTCATGCCGCGGTTGCGCAGGCCGTAGGCCATGTTGTTGTAGACCGTCATGTGCGGATAGAGCGCATAGTTCTGGAACACCATCGCGATGTCGCGATCGGCCGGCTCGATCTGGTTGACGATGCGCCCGCCAATATCGATCTCGCCGCTGGAGATGGTTTCGAGTCCCGCGACCATGCGCAGCAACGTCGACTTGCCGCAGCCGGACGGGCCGACCAGCACGCAGAACTGGCCGTCGCCGACATCGAAATTGATGCCCTTGATGGCCTCGAAGCCCCCGGCATAGGTCTTGCGGACATTGCGCAGCGTTACGTTAGCCATGGACGTTTACCTGGATCACCGCGACTCGCTTCCTCATTTTTCCGTCTCGACCAGACCGCGCACGAACAGCCGCTGCATGAACACGACCACGGCGACCGGCGGCAGCATCGCCAGAATGGCGGTTGCCATCGCGAGCTGCCATTCGGCGAGTTCGTCGGTGGTGTACAGCATCTTCTTGATGCCGGTGACGATGGTCTGCATCGAATCCTGCGTGGTGATCAAAAGCGGCCACAGATATTGATTCCAGCCGTAGATGAACTGGATCACGAACAAGGCCGCGATCGTGGTGACCGACAGCGGCAGCAGCGTATCCCAGAAGAAACGGAACGGACCCGCGCCGTCGATGCGCGACGCTTCCAGCAGCTCCTCCGGGATCGTCATGAAGAACTGCCGGAACAGCAGCGTGCCGGTGGCCGAGGCGATCAGTGGCAGGATCAGCCCGGCATAGGTGTCGAGCATGTGCAGGTCGGCGACCACCTTGTAAGTCGGGTAGATGCGCACTTCGACCGGCAGCATCAGGGTGACGAAGATGATCCAAAACGCGGCCTTGCGGAACGGAAAGCGGAAATACACCACCGCATAGGCCGAGAGTATCGAAATGAAGATCTTGCCGAGCGCAATCCCGGTTGCCGAGATGAACGAATTCAGCAGCATGCGCCCGACCGGCTCCTGGCTGGCGCGCGATCCGCCGACGAAAACCGCGCGGTAGTAGTTTTCCAGCATATGGCCGCCCGGCGTCAGCGGCATGTTGCCGCCGACCACGGTGGCGGCGTCATGGGTCGAGGCAATCAGCGCGACGTAGACCGGAAAGGCGACGATGAAGACGCCCAGCGTCAGGATCGCGTAGGCGATGATGTCGGTGAGCGGGCGGTGCTCGACCATCAGTACTGCACCTTGCGTTCGACGTACTTGAACTGGACCGCGGTCAGCGCGATCACGATCACCATCAGCACCACCGATTGCGCGGCCGAGCCGCCGAGATCGCCGCCGAGCCGTCCGTCGGCAAACACCTTGTAGACCATGGTGGTGGTGGCGCCGGCCGGGCCGCCGCCGGTGACGGCGTCGATGATGCCGAACGTATCGAAGAAGACGTAGACGACGTTGACGACCAGCAGGAAGAACGTGGTTGGCGACAGCAGCGGGAAGACGATGGTCCAGAACCGCCGCATCGGACCGGCGCCGTCGATCGCGCCGGCCTCCAGCACGCTCTTCGGGATCGATTGCAGCCCCGCGAGGAAGAACAGGAAGTTGTAGGAAATCTGCTTCCACACCGCGGCCATCACCACCAGGACCATGGCATGGTTGCCGTTCAGCAGTGGATTCCAGTCGAAATTCATCCAGCGCAGCGGCCGCGCCAGCGTGCCGAGCGAGGGGTGGAACATGAAGATCCACAGCACGCCGGCGACCGCGGGCGCCACCGCATAGGGCCAGATCATCAGCGTCTTGTAGGCGCCGGCGGCCTTCAGGTTCTTGTCAGCCTGCGTTGCGAACAGCAGTGCGATCGAAAGTGAAAGCGCTGCGACCAGCGAGGAAAACACCAGCGTCGTCAGCATCGCCTTGTAGTATTCGGGCTGGGCAAACAGCGACTGATAATTCTCCAGGCCGACGAATTCGGTATTGAGGCCGAACGCGTCCTCACGCTGGAACGACTGCCAGACCGCCTGGCTCGCGGGCCAGTAGAAGAATACGAATGTGATGATGAGCTGCGGCACCAGCAGCAGGTATGGAAGCAGCTTGTTGTTGAAGACGACAGACTTTTCCATTCCGGACGCTGTGTGATGCAAAAGAGGCGCTCCCTCTCCGGACGGAGAGGGAGCTTTGGTCGACTGTTACTTTGCCGTCTTTTCGAACGTGCGCAACATGGCATTGCCACGTGCGACCGCCGCGTCCAGTGCTTCCTGGGCGGTTTTCTTGCCGGCCAGGGCCGCCTCGATTTCCTCGGCCCAGAGGTCGCGCATCTGCACCATGTTGCCGAAGCGCAGGCCACGCGAATTCGTAGTCGGCTCCTTGTTGGTGAGCTCCTTCAACGGTGTCTGCAGCGTCGGGTTCTTGTCGTAGAAGCCGTCCTTGACGGTCTTTTCATAGGCCGCCTTGGTGATCGGCAGATAGCCGGACTCCTGGTGCAGCTTGGCCTGGCGGTCGGTGTCGGACAGGAACGTGAAGAATTTTGCGATACCCTTGTATTCCTCGGGCTTCTTGCCGCCCATCACCCACAGCGAAGCACCGCCGATGATCGAGTTCTGCGGCGCTCCCTTGGCGTCGGGGTAATACGGCATGGGCGCTGAGGTGAAGTCGAACTTGGCGGTGCTCTTGGCGGTGGCGTAATAGCCCGACGAAGTCAGGAAGATCGCGCATTCGCCGGACGCGAAGCGGTTTTCGCTTTTGTTTTCGCGGCCGGAATAGTCGTAGGTCTTGTCCTTCTGCAGATCGATCAGGTTCTGCAGGTGCTTCACATGCAGCGGCGAGTTGAATTCCAGCACGGTGTCGAAGCCGTCGAGGCCGTTGGCCTTGGTGCCGATCGGCACGTTGTGCCAGGCGGAGAACTGCTCGATATGCGCCCAGGTCGCCCAGGCGTTGGAGAAGCCGCAGGTGGCGTGACCGGCTGCCTTCAATTTCTTGGCGGCGTCGAACACCTCGGGCCAGGTCTTCGGAATCTCGGCGACACCGGCCTTCTTCAATTCGTCCTTGTTGATCCACATCACCATCGACGAGGAATTGAAGGGGAATGACAGCATGTCGCCCTTCGACGTCGAATAGTAGCCGGTGATCGCCGGCAGATAGTTCTTGGGATCGAACGGCTCGCCGGCGTCCTTCATCAACTGGTAGACCGGCTTGATGGCGCCGGTGGCGCTCATCATCGTCGCGGTGCCGACTTCGAACACCTGAATGATGTGCGGCGCAGTGCCGGCGCGGAACGCGGCGATGCCGGCGTTCATGGTGTCGGGATAGCTGCCCTTGAAGGTCGGGACGACCTTGTAGTCGGACTGGCTGGCGTTGAAATCCGAGGCGAGCTTGTTGACGATGTCGTTGTTGCCGCCGGTCATGGCGTGCCACCACTGGATCTCGGTCACAGCGTAGGCCGGCGTTGCGAGCGCCAGCGCGACAGTGATTGCAGCGGCTGCGCCGAATTGTCGAAATGCCATCAAATTCCTCCGGGTTGGGGTCGTCACCTTCGTTTCGCGCGATAACAGCGCCGGATGACGTATAAATGACCGTATAAGCGAAAGGATGATATTGGGGAAGCGTGTGGCGAGGGAAGCCGTCCAATAGGCGAAGGGCAAGGGGGTGGACTTTCGATCGTCCCGGCTTTCGCCTGGCTTTCGCCGGGACGATGAACCGTCAGCGCTTGCGCTCGGATCCGCAGACCGCGCCCTTGGCGATCAGGGCCTCGATCTCGGTCTTGGAATAGCCGAATTCGCCCAGCACCTCTGATGTGTGCTGGCTGAATTTCGGCGGCGTGCGGCGCAGGCTCGGCTTGGTCCGGTCGAGCCGGATCGGGGAGGCGACGCCCTTGTACCAATCCTTGGCGATGACATCGCCGCGATGGAGGGTGTGCGGATTGGTCAGCGCCTGATCGATCTTCTGCACCGGACCCGCCGGCAGGCCCGCCGCCAGCAGGCGGTTGCAGAGCGGTTCGGCCTCGTGCTGGCTGAACACCGCCGCGAGTTCGGCGCGCAGCGCGTCGCGGTTGGCGATGCGGTCCTTGTTGCGGGCAAAGCGCGGATCGGTGCCGAGTTCGGGCTTGCCGACCTCCCTGGCCAGCTTGCGGAAGGTGCCGTCATTGCCGACGCCGATGAAGATGTTGTCGGTCTTGGTCGGAAAGATCGCGTAGGGCACCAGATTGGGGTGTTCGTTGCCGGTCAGGCCCGGCGGCTTGCCGTGCATGAAATAATTCGCGGCATGCGGGTGCATGATCGCAAGCCCGGTTTCATACAGCGTGGTTTCGAGAAACTGCCCCTGACCGGATCGCTGCCGCTCCGACAGCGCCATCAGGATGCCGATTGCCGCGTAGAGCCCGGTGGTGATGTCGACGAGGGGAACGCCGATGCGCATCGGGCCGCTTTCCGGCGAGCCGGTGGCGGCGATCATGCCGGTCATGGCCTGGATGATCGCGTCATAGCCGGGATTGCCGCCGCGCGGGCCGTCGGCGCCGAAGCCGGAAATCCGGCAATGCACCAGTTTTGGAAATTTCGCGCGCAGCACGTCGTTGCCGATGCCCCATTTGTCGAGCGTGCCCGGCTTGAAATTCTCGATCAGGACGTCGGCGGTCTCCAGCATCTTCATCAGCACCGCGCGGCCGCCCTCGGAGGCGAGGTCGAGCCCGATCGAACGCTTGTTGCGGTTGATACCGACGAAATAGGCCGCGTCTTCGTCGTGGAACGGAGGGCCCCAGTCGCGCACTTCATCGCCGGCGGGCGGTTCGACCTTGATCACGTCGGCGCCGTGGTCGGCAAGGATTTGCGTGCAATAGGGGCCGCCGAGCACGCGCGTGAGATCGACCACGCGCAGTCCGGCCATCGCACCGGGAGCCGCTTCAGAACTCATGGAAAGAACCTTCGCTCAGGACAGGAATGGAATTCCTGAGCTAGCGGTCTTCGCGC harbors:
- a CDS encoding DUF1150 family protein, yielding MSEVSVTFEPEKVSTEALAHLGEGHIAYVKQVRSEDVPGLFPQAPKIAPGLKLFALHAADGTPIMLTDSREAAIANAWSNELQAVSVH
- a CDS encoding Hsp20 family protein, with the protein product MSRVPSLSSPFLLGFDEIERALDRVVKGADGYPPYNIERCDRANGQPERLRITLAVAGFTRDQLDVTIEENQLVIRGRQQDDKARQYIHRGIAARHFQRTFVLAEGMQVLGADLKNGLLSIDLARPEPERVVKTIAINEHE
- a CDS encoding sn-glycerol-3-phosphate import ATP-binding protein UgpC, which encodes MANVTLRNVRKTYAGGFEAIKGINFDVGDGQFCVLVGPSGCGKSTLLRMVAGLETISSGEIDIGGRIVNQIEPADRDIAMVFQNYALYPHMTVYNNMAYGLRNRGMKEPEIDTRVQEAARILELAAMLERKPRQLSGGQRQRVAMGRAIVRQPKVFLFDEPLSNLDAKLRIAMRVEIRKLQRRLSTTSIYVTHDQLEAMTLADILVVMNGGQVEQIGNPLDIYQKPATTFVASFIGAPPMNLMPLRSDELTSQLNGDSRLGEAGILGIRPEDFVISSENATGGVALGLTVEAIERVGAETFIYGTRQKDVQGIAANPGELPPGEVIVRIPGAIGPAIGERIRAVATPDKLHLFTADGRKRVGD
- the ugpE gene encoding sn-glycerol-3-phosphate ABC transporter permease UgpE, producing MVEHRPLTDIIAYAILTLGVFIVAFPVYVALIASTHDAATVVGGNMPLTPGGHMLENYYRAVFVGGSRASQEPVGRMLLNSFISATGIALGKIFISILSAYAVVYFRFPFRKAAFWIIFVTLMLPVEVRIYPTYKVVADLHMLDTYAGLILPLIASATGTLLFRQFFMTIPEELLEASRIDGAGPFRFFWDTLLPLSVTTIAALFVIQFIYGWNQYLWPLLITTQDSMQTIVTGIKKMLYTTDELAEWQLAMATAILAMLPPVAVVVFMQRLFVRGLVETEK
- the ugpA gene encoding sn-glycerol-3-phosphate ABC transporter permease UgpA, which gives rise to MEKSVVFNNKLLPYLLLVPQLIITFVFFYWPASQAVWQSFQREDAFGLNTEFVGLENYQSLFAQPEYYKAMLTTLVFSSLVAALSLSIALLFATQADKNLKAAGAYKTLMIWPYAVAPAVAGVLWIFMFHPSLGTLARPLRWMNFDWNPLLNGNHAMVLVVMAAVWKQISYNFLFFLAGLQSIPKSVLEAGAIDGAGPMRRFWTIVFPLLSPTTFFLLVVNVVYVFFDTFGIIDAVTGGGPAGATTTMVYKVFADGRLGGDLGGSAAQSVVLMVIVIALTAVQFKYVERKVQY
- the ugpB gene encoding sn-glycerol-3-phosphate ABC transporter substrate-binding protein UgpB, with amino-acid sequence MAFRQFGAAAAITVALALATPAYAVTEIQWWHAMTGGNNDIVNKLASDFNASQSDYKVVPTFKGSYPDTMNAGIAAFRAGTAPHIIQVFEVGTATMMSATGAIKPVYQLMKDAGEPFDPKNYLPAITGYYSTSKGDMLSFPFNSSSMVMWINKDELKKAGVAEIPKTWPEVFDAAKKLKAAGHATCGFSNAWATWAHIEQFSAWHNVPIGTKANGLDGFDTVLEFNSPLHVKHLQNLIDLQKDKTYDYSGRENKSENRFASGECAIFLTSSGYYATAKSTAKFDFTSAPMPYYPDAKGAPQNSIIGGASLWVMGGKKPEEYKGIAKFFTFLSDTDRQAKLHQESGYLPITKAAYEKTVKDGFYDKNPTLQTPLKELTNKEPTTNSRGLRFGNMVQMRDLWAEEIEAALAGKKTAQEALDAAVARGNAMLRTFEKTAK
- a CDS encoding CaiB/BaiF CoA transferase family protein gives rise to the protein MSSEAAPGAMAGLRVVDLTRVLGGPYCTQILADHGADVIKVEPPAGDEVRDWGPPFHDEDAAYFVGINRNKRSIGLDLASEGGRAVLMKMLETADVLIENFKPGTLDKWGIGNDVLRAKFPKLVHCRISGFGADGPRGGNPGYDAIIQAMTGMIAATGSPESGPMRIGVPLVDITTGLYAAIGILMALSERQRSGQGQFLETTLYETGLAIMHPHAANYFMHGKPPGLTGNEHPNLVPYAIFPTKTDNIFIGVGNDGTFRKLAREVGKPELGTDPRFARNKDRIANRDALRAELAAVFSQHEAEPLCNRLLAAGLPAGPVQKIDQALTNPHTLHRGDVIAKDWYKGVASPIRLDRTKPSLRRTPPKFSQHTSEVLGEFGYSKTEIEALIAKGAVCGSERKR